The genomic segment GTGGATAACATTCAGGTCAAGCATGGGGGCACGGTACGCCTGCACAACCTGAAGTCCATCGAGAAGACCGATGGCTCCCTGGTTGTGGTGTCCCGTTCTTCCGCTCTGGCGATTGCCGACGAGCAGGGTCGTGAGCGCGAGTGGTACAAACTGCCTTACGGTGCCGTTCTGTCTGTGAAGAACGGTGACGTGGTTGAGGCCGGCGTTGTGGTTGCCAAGTGGGATCCGCACACGCACCCGATCATCGCCGAAGCGAAAGGCACGGCCAAGTTTGTCAACATGGAAGAGGGCATTACTGTCCGCACCCAGGCTGACGAGCTGACCGGTCTGTCCACCATGGAAGTGATTGACCCGAAAGAGCGTCCTGCGGCTGGTAAGGACATTCGTCCGGCCATCCAGCTGATTGACGATGCGGGTGAAGAAGTAGAACTGCCAGGTGGTGGTACCGCGATCTTCTTCCTGCCGGCTAACGCGCTGGTGACCATGGCTAATGGCGCGAAGATCGAGCTGGGTGACGTAGTTGCCCGTATTCCGCAGGAAAGCTCGAAGACCCGTGACATCACCGGTGGTCTGCCGCGGGTTGCCGACCTGTTCGAGGCCCGTCGCCCGAAAGAGTCTGCCATCCTGGCGGAAATCAGTGGTGTGGTGTCGTTCGGTAAAGAGACCAAAGGCAAGAAGCGCCTGGTCATCACGCCGAAAGATGACGATGCCTATGAGGTTCTGATTCCGAAGCATCGCCAGCTCAACGTTTTCGAAGGTGAAACGGTTGAGAAGGGTGAGGTGATTTCCGACGGTCCGTCCAACCCGCACGACATCTTGCGTCTGCTGGGTGTGGTCGAGCTGGCCAAGTACATCACCAACGAAATCCAGGACGTTTACCGCCTGCAGGGTGTTGTCATCAACGATAAACACATCGAGGTTATCGTTCGGCAGATGCTGCGCAAGGTGGAAATTACCGATCCGGGTGATACCACCCTGCTGTCTGGCGACCAGGTGGAAATCACTCAGGTACTGGAAGAGAACGAAAAGGCCAATCAGGCGGACAAAGAGCCGGCCAGATTCGAGCGTCTGCTGCTTGGCATTACCAAGGCATCGCTGGCCACCGAATCGTTCATCTCTGCGGCCTCGTTCCAGGAAACCACCCGGGTCCTCACCGAAGGTGCGGTGACCGGTAAGCGTGACTTCCTGCGTGGTCTGAAAGAAAACGTTGTGGTTGGCCGGTTGATTCCGGCGGGTACCGGTCTGGCTTACCACAGCGAACGTCGTCGCAAGCGTGACCTGGAAGAGCAGGGCGTGACCGCGGCAGATGTTGAAGAAGCTCTGAGCGCGGAGCTCAACCGAGAAGGTTGATTGCCGGCGTGCCATTCTCGGGGTAGTTACTTATCCCGAGGGTGGTTAAAAAGAGAACAGTCATCTTGACTGAGTCGGGGCGCAGGCTTACACTTGCGTCCCTTAAATTTTACCCCCTGCACAGGGGGTAAGTTTCATTGGTATGGTTTTTTGGAGTTTGCTTACATGGCAACGATTAATCAGTTGGTGCGTAAGCCTCGTAAGCGCAAGGTAGCCAAGAGCGACGTTCCTGCTCTCCAGGCTTGTCCTCAGCGCCGTGGTGTGTGCACTCGTGTGTACACCACAACGCCGAAGAAGCCGAACTCAGCACTTCGTAAAGTGTGCCGTGTTCGTCTGACCAACGGCTTCGAGGTTTCCTCTTACATTGGTGGTGAAGGTCACAACCTTCAGGAGCACAGTGTTGTGCTGATCCGTGGCGGTCGAGTAAAAGACCTTCCGGGTGTGCGCTATCACACTGTTCGCGGTACTTTGGATACCCAGGGTGTTCAGAACCGTAAGCAGGGCCGCTCCAAGTACGGTGCAAAACGACCCAAGTCCTGATGTCCCGAGCGGGTGTCTTTTATCGTTGCTTGTAAGAACGGTAAGAGTAAGGCTGAGTAGCATTTGGCTATCTCAGGGGTTCCTGAAGACCTTTTAGATATAAGGGCTTATCGATGCCTAGAAGAAGAGTTGCAGCAAAGCGGGAAATCATTCCCGATCCTAAATTCGGCAGTGCACGTCTTGCCAAGTTCATCAACCATGTGATGGAAAGCGGTAAGAAGTCGGTTGCAGAGCGCATTGTTTACGGTGCTCTGGATATCGTTGCCGAGAAATCTAAAGAAGAGCCGATCGAAATGTTCGAGAAGGCCCTGGAGAACATCCAGCCGATGGTTGAGGTTAAGTCCCGTCGTGTGGGTGGTGCTACTTACCAGGTGCCGGTAGAAGTTCGGCCTTCCCGTCAGAACGCGTTGGCGATGCGCTGGCTCGTTGAATATTCCCGGAAGCGCGGTGAGAAGAGCATGGCGCAGCGTCTGGCTGGCGAAATTCTTGATGCGGCCGATAGCAAGGGTGCCGCAGTGAAGAAGCGCGAAGACGTGCATCGCATGGCAGAAGCCAACAAGGCATTCTCTCACTTCCGTTTCTAACAAGCCGAGGTTTATATCGTGGCACGCAAGACTCCTATCAAACGTTACAGAAACATTGGTATCTGTGCGCACGTGGATGCGGGCAAGACTACTACCACCGAGCGTATTCTTTATTACACCGGTCGTAGTCACAAGATGGGTGAGACCCATGACGGCGCTTCCACTACAGACTGGATGGAGCAGGAGCAGGAGCGTGGTATCACCATCACGTCTGCCGCTGTTACAACCTTCTGGCAGGGTATGGACAAGCAGTATCCCGAGCACCGTATCAACATCATCGACACCCCGGGGCACGTTGACTTCACCATCGAAGTAGAGCGTTCCCTGCGTGTTCTTGATGGTGCCGTGGTTGTGTTCTGTGGTTCCTCAGGTGTTGAGCCGCAGTCCGAGACTGTATGGCGCCAAGCCAACAAGTATGAAGTTCCCCGCATGGTGTTCGTCAACAAGATGGACCGTGCAGGCGCCAACTTCATGCGCGTTGTTGAGCAGATTCGTAACCGTCTGGGCGCGACCACTGTGCCCATCCAGCTGCCGATCGGCGCCGAAGACGATTTCGAGGGTATCGTGGATCTGCTTCGCATGAAGGCCATCTACTGGAACGACGCTGACCAAGGCATGACCTACGAACTTCGCGACATTCCGGAATCCATGATGGCGGAAGCCGAGAAGGCTCGCGAGCAGATGATTGAAGCAGCTGCCGAAGCCAATGAAGAGTACATGGATAAGTACCTGGAAGGCGAAGAGCTGACCTACGAAG from the Marinobacter sp. LQ44 genome contains:
- the rpsL gene encoding 30S ribosomal protein S12, translating into MATINQLVRKPRKRKVAKSDVPALQACPQRRGVCTRVYTTTPKKPNSALRKVCRVRLTNGFEVSSYIGGEGHNLQEHSVVLIRGGRVKDLPGVRYHTVRGTLDTQGVQNRKQGRSKYGAKRPKS
- the rpsG gene encoding 30S ribosomal protein S7, whose translation is MPRRRVAAKREIIPDPKFGSARLAKFINHVMESGKKSVAERIVYGALDIVAEKSKEEPIEMFEKALENIQPMVEVKSRRVGGATYQVPVEVRPSRQNALAMRWLVEYSRKRGEKSMAQRLAGEILDAADSKGAAVKKREDVHRMAEANKAFSHFRF